One Etheostoma spectabile isolate EspeVRDwgs_2016 chromosome 12, UIUC_Espe_1.0, whole genome shotgun sequence genomic window carries:
- the amy2a gene encoding pancreatic alpha-amylase gives MKLFILVALFGLGLAQHNSNFRHGRTAIVHLFEWRWADIAAECERFLGPNGFGGVQISPPNEHIVLDNPWRPWYQRYQPIGFKLCSRSGNESELRDMITRCNNVGVNIYVDVVINHMCGAGGGEGTHSSCGSWFSASKKDFPSVPFSQADFNDHKCKTGSGEIENYGDVNQVRDCRLVGLLDLALEKDYVRGKVADYMNKLVDMGVAGFRVDACKHMWPGDLSAVYGRLRNLNTTWFPGGSKPFIFQEVIDLGGEPITSREYFHLGRVTEFKYGAKLGTVFRKWNGEKLFYTRNWGEGWGFMPNGNALVFIDNHDNQRGHGAGGAAIVTFWDSRLHKMAVSYMLAHPYGVTRVMSSFRWNRHIVNGKDENDWIGPPSHADGSTKSVPINADQTCGDGWVCEHRWRQIKNMVIFRNVVNGQPHSNWWDNQSNQVAFGRGNRGFIVFNNDDWDLDVTLQTGMPGGTYCDIISGQKNESRCTGKQINVGGDGQAHFKISNRDEDPYVAIHADSKL, from the exons ATGAAGTTGTTTATTCTGGTGGCTCTGTTCGGGCTCGGCCTTGCCCAGCACAACTCCAACTTCAGGCATGGCAGAACGGCAATCGTCCACCTGTTTGAGTGGCGCTGGGCGGACATCGCTGCAGAGTGTGAGCGTTTCTTGGGTCCCAATGGCTTTGGTGGAGTTCAG ATCTCCCCTCCAAATGAACACATTGTGCTAGACAATCCCTGGAGGCCCTGGTATCAGAGATACCAACCAATCGGCTTCAAACTGTGCTCCAGATCCGGCAATGAGAGCGAGTTGAGAGACATGATCACCAGATGCAACAACGTTGGG GTCAATATCTATGTGGACGTTGTCATCAACCACATGTGTGGCGCCGGCGGTGGAGAGGGAACCCACTCCTCATGTGGAAGCTGGTTCAGTGCTAGCAAGAAGGATTTCCCCAGTGTCCCATTTAGCCAAGCTGACTTCAATGACCACAAATGCAAGACTGGCAGTGGTGAGATCGAGAACTATGGTGATGTCAATCAG GTGCGTGACTGTCGTCTGGTTGGTCTGTTGGACCTCGCCCTGGAGAAAGATTACGTCAGGGGAAAGGTGGCTGACTATATGAACAAGCTGGTTGACATGGGTGTGGCTGGATTCAGAGTGGATGCCTGCAAGCACATGTGGCCCGGTGACCTGTCTGCTGTCTACGGTCGTCTGAGAAACCTCAACACCACGTGGTTCCCTGGTGGCTCCAAACCCTTCATCTTCCAGGAA GTTATTGATTTGGGAGGTGAGCCCATCACATCCAGAGAATACTTCCATCTGGGAAGAGTGACTGAGTTCAAATATGGTGCCAAACTAGGAACTGTCTTCAGAAAGTGGAATGGCGAGAAGCTGTTTTACACCAG GAACTGGGGGGAGGGATGGGGTTTCATGCCCAATGGCAATGCTCTTGTCTTCATTGACAACCACGACAACCAGAGAGGCCATGGTGCCGGTGGTGCAGCCATTGTTACGTTCTGGGACTCCAGGCTCCACAAGATGGCTGTCAGCTACATGCTGGCCCACCCTTACGGAGTAACCAGGGTGATGTCCAGCTTCCGCTGGAACCGCCACATTGTCAATGGAAAG GATGAGAATGACTGGATAGGCCCTCCCAGCCATGCAGATGGATCCACCAAATCTGTTCCTATCAATGCTGACCAGACTTGTGGAGACGGATGGGTGTGTGAACACAGATGGCGTCAGATCAA GAACATGGTTATTTTCCGCAACGTGGTCAATGGGCAGCCTCATTCCAACTGGTGGGACAACCAGAGCAACCAGGTTGCCTTTGGACGTGGTAATCGTGGATTCATTGTCTTCAACAATGATGACTG GGACCTGGATGTGACCCTGCAAACTGGCATGCCTGGTGGCACCTACTGTGACATAATTTCTGGCCAGAAGAATGAAAGCAGGTGCACAGGGAAGCAGATCAATGTTGGTGGTGATGGCCAGGCCCACTTCAAGATAAGCAACAGAGATGAGGACCCCTATGTTGCCATTCATGCTGACTCCAAGTTGTAA